A region from the Drosophila takahashii strain IR98-3 E-12201 chromosome 2L, DtakHiC1v2, whole genome shotgun sequence genome encodes:
- the Wdr62 gene encoding uncharacterized protein Wdr62 isoform X1 — MRHLIMTPASLSASTPTLSTLHHQRMALQSQSQSPLASPLTPSPSSVFGSPKFPANYERSEKIKLKKVLGLTVCSNAALDVSPVSGLLAYPAGCTVVLFNAKRQTQAYLVNTSRKAFTSVAFSRCGRYVATGECGINPAIKVWELETPNGSLEHCSGGSVVAEFVDHKYAVTCVAFSPTGKYLVSVGSQHDMIVNVFDWRANLKMASNKISSKVAAVCFAEDGSYFVTVGNRHVKYWYLEGGRKYKDPIPLMGRSAILGDLRDNDFCAVACGKGICAESTYAITRQGHLVEFSSRRLLDKWVQCRTSNANCICVNERFILVGCAESIIRIFNAATLEYVTTLPRTHYLGVDVAQGIQINHIMSVPQQAKFPDCIAMVFDEQRCKVSCVYNDHSLYIWDLRDISRVGKSHSFLYHSTCIWGVETVPYNVEREPSQTLPEECFVTCSSDDTIRVWGLDGCTNNDIYRRNIYSKELLKIVYSDEELQFIKDQGSSLFDKAGNSSYDGRNGVRCIKISPELQHLASGDRCGNIRVYNLVNLRLLTTIEAHESEVLCLEYSNERIERKLLASASRDRLIHVFDVAQNYLLLQTLDDHSSSITSIKFVGAGLNFQMISCGADKSIMFRSFQGNIFMRGTNTSGKTTLYDMEVDSNSKHILTACQDRNVRVYGTQNAKQTKTFKGSHSDEGSLIKLSLDPSGIYVATSCTDKTLAVYDYYSSECMARMYGHSELVTGLKFTNDCRHLISASGDGCIFIWQVPHDMIVTMQARMSQQRLRSGHAPLPRPLAPISPPDGIVLESPSSEIEQPKFGVAERFSDVGQLPQWAMRKAAGDSDSGALSIPTPSGSTNVPAMHAASSMGNLSSSPSQQMPGLAPRARGRWAQRSTQLEPTADDLRSNSESPLGTVSSVGGHSGVNVQTSDYNSASSKDITYNQTYLSEDSSIDSGMETRRGELKFIGSSSNGTVVTVSSVSSLAVSASNGAMSTGSGAAQQRLQLPDKRLKPGLRFDTHSHDHDGDVEDISDGERTSSDHGMFYNNLAPSTPTDFKVTAMNEDELRKSVRRQKFEKSGLQLTPSALSGNGSSHTASTGTGTGTSDTEDEGSTPSAENAERSLASTLGGSSENLPQSSGNSFLHAALPEGPGLITSPMERGGSSRRSISAKHNTENGKSVAAPPTITKSYTSTKKEELLQVINKVKQQLENGTRKNGNTRLNAIAEVGHRPLRGSHSISDLSLAANLDGSRNAGGGPGRYSKPVASHDTSQCISSPNTTATAAATNSQQQQQLYQITKEQHPQTQQQHPHYAPPASQQFFNCAAPKSKLQQNFQTMRQVQQHYPPYPHHVGVHQIHPPPGVPFGGSAAGSSSAMRSQQQQHHHYQQQQQQRAKRNPAGNNRRTPSILKHYKSCPVSPVHEEVEWSAEGNERGALLGEPKRHSVYADDARTILDMIHADTEKMIDEITRKYGDLDEPSIPASYSMPANLRNLGGLGSTGDSTPTGRTTQYYVYREFYQCERKVSLSDILQPEQFAASQRRLDEARFLETQRHSSASFFLTGQQSQESLSLLSDGEGGPGSYCNSLESVLSDESDCQSAPLEYPQTQVAVLQQRHAGIRNFIIHGPVSKSYGNSPNAYGSFDYYMRQQHATATTDSFDVTGYNLEPLKPLPSSKTYPRIAPVQAQAPAASENIPTLRSKSKQYNSGVNKSLSTDFAQQRQQRNSNPMLFVRKPLKPKPPVPVKPQNLISTLSHMEQRQQKQKSQSRTASVVQQFEHNLQKFEREKQRERDQQRRPAMRSSVSSGALAATQSCLKKVSRFDTSESSRRATSVRQKSRPKISVRFNTVSQIKYTPSAKRERERQAREEEEEPPEMEVGSLPSDYGERSFEMYFAENGNAPENLENMQTLKLYTKPQLQAVVDEIQQEREKYRKNLDNAGKISGGKAGGSTSHQCQNIAKKIDIIEKLIAMEENKMEQIRLATESRLRPFNCNAKEKGYVKSLTMNFDMLARGEEPTEDEELTSKDARDLCAYARNIRRNCSLPDVLESTDFTGIYSSQGVELAKEVIADDEGGDQERPEITEDITDRDDLGGPSVVLRMEPGNPKTLNPMPIEESSIRRACSLSDLHMGNFGKPGKSNGTPQKPQVQHRNGNVSRSASKRNSLQGKTGLGASSNSMNVLNQGSDSEPEDSNRLRSATNGQGRSNGPIAANRQYSNKVNNVNNNRRKTPNFSSATPMQDDSSSEETPNSTVNNKPIVPPRPRNLGFDHKSKLMINNTGSPGGNAKQRSGVTSTEDYEGTDPEAQVHNVINKLYTTTQAAMQLHANLKNSLLLKELENALIMSRNMLSSITNRQADKTNNGGGVGGGLGVGGSGGLNHEQLSADNGDYLMMVNNCADLLSNLRTKHKPDDCENNS, encoded by the exons ATAAAACTCAAAAAGGTTTTGGGCCTGACTGTGTGCAGCAATGCGGCTCTGGATGTCTCCCCAGTCAGCGGCCTGCTGGCCTATCCAGCTGG CTGCACCGTGGTGCTGTTCAACGCGAAGCGCCAGACACAGGCCTATTTGGTCAACACCTCCCGCAAAGCATTCACATCCGTGGCATTTTCGCGATGTGGTCGCTATGTGGCCACCGGCGAATGTGGCATCAATCCGGCGATCAAAGTTTGGGAGCTGGAAACTCCTAACGGAAGTCTGGAGCACTGCAGCGGCGGCAGTGTTGTTGCCGAGTTTGTGGACCACAAATACGCCGTCACCTGTGTG GCCTTTTCGCCCACTGGCAAGTACCTGGTTTCGGTGGGCTCCCAGCACGACATGATTGTCAACGTGTTCGACTGGCGGGCCAACCTCAAGATGGCCTCGAATAAAATCAGCTCCAAGGTGGCAGCCGTGTGTTTTGCCGAGGATGGCAGCTATTTCGTCACCGTGGGCAATCGCCATGTCAAATACTGGTATCTGGAGGGTGGAAGAAAG TACAAGGATCCCATTCCCCTGATGGGACGCAGCGCCATTCTGGGCGACTTGCGGGACAACGACTTCTGTGCGGTGGCCTGCGGCAAGGGGATCTGTGCGGAGAGCACGTACGCCATCACGCGGCAAGGCCATCTGGTGGAGTTCAGCTCCCGCCGCCTGCTGGACAAGTGGGTGCAGTGCCGCACCTCCAATGCCAACTGTATCTGCGTGAACGAGCGATTCATCCTCGTGGGCTGCGCCGAGTCCATCATTCGCATCTTCAATGCGGCCACGCTGGAATACGTGACCACGCTGCCGAGGACCCATTACTTGGGCGTGGATGTGGCCCAGGGCATCCAGATCAACCACATCATGTCGGTGCCGCAGCAAGCCAAGTTCCCGGACTGCATCGCCATGGTTTTCGATGAGCAGCGTTGCAAG GTGAGCTGCGTCTACAACGATCACTCTCTGTACATCTGGGATCTGCGCGACATCTCACGGGTGGGCAAGTCGCACTCGTTCCTCTATCACTCCACTTGCATCTGGGGCGTGGAGACAGTGCCATATAATGTGGAGCGGGAGCCGTCGCAAACCCTGCCTGAGGAGTGTTTCGTCACCTGCTCCTCGGACGACACCATTCGCGTCTGGGGACTGGACGGGTGTACCAACAATGATATCTACCGCAGGAACATCTACTCCAAGGAGCTGCTGAAAATTGTCTACAGCGACGAGGAGCTGCAGTTCATCAAGGATCAGGGCTCCTCGCTGTTCGACAAGGCCGGAAACTCGTCTTATGATGGACGGAATGGAGTGCGTTGCATCAAGATCAGTCCGGAACTGCAGCATTTAGCCAGCGGAGATCGGTGCGGCAATATACGTGTGTATAATCTGGTCAATCTGCGCCTGCTCACCACCATCGAAGCCCATGAATCGGAGGTGCTTTGCCTGGAGTATTCCAATGAGCGGATCGAGCGAAAGCTGCTGGCCAGCGCCAGTAGGGATCGTCTCATTCACGTCTTTGATGTGGCCCAAAACTATCTGTTGCTGCAGACCCTGGATGATCACAGCTCCTCCATTACCTCTATTAAGTTTGTGGGTGCCGGACTCAATTTCCAGATGATCAGTTGCGGAGCGGATAAGTCGATTATGTTTAGGAGTTTTCAG GGCAACATCTTCATGAGGGGAACCAACACCTCCGGCAAGACGACCTTGTATGACATGGAGGTGGACTCGAATTCGAAACACATTTTGACCGCCTGCCAGGATCGCAATGTGCGGGTCTATGGAACACAGAATGCCAAGCAAACGAAGACCTTCAAGGGTTCCCATTCGGACGAGGGAAGTCTCATAAAACTAAGTCTCGATCCCAGCGGCATCTATGTGGCCACCTCGTGCACGGATAAAACCCTGGCCGTCTATGATTACTACTCCAGCGAGTGCATGGCCAGGATGTATGGACACAGTGAGCTGGTCACGGGTTTGAAGTTCACCAACGATTGCCGACATCTGATCTCGGCGAGCGGCGATGGTTGCATATTCATCTGGCAGGTGCCTCATGATATGATAGTCACCATGCAGGCGAGGATGTCGCAGCAGCGTCTGAGATCGGGTCATGCTCCTTTGCCTCGGCCACTGGCGCCCATTTCTCCGCCGGATGGTATTGTCCTAGAATCACCGAGCAGCGAAATCGAGCAACCCAAATTCGGGGTGGCCGAGAGGTTCTCGGATGTGGGCCAACTGCCGCAGTGGGCGATGCGAAAGGCAGCCGGGGATTCGGATAGCGGAGCCCTGTCCATTCCCACGCCCAGTGGATCCACAAATGTACCTGCCATGCATGCCGCCTCATCGATGGGCAACCTCAGTTCATCGCCCAGTCAACAGATGCCGGGATTGGCACCCCGAGCAAGGGGAAGATGGGCCCAGCGGAGCACTCAGCTGGAGCCGACGGCCGATGATCTGCGTTCCAACTCAGAGAGTCCTTTGGGAACCGTCTCGTCTGTAGGTGGTCATAGCGGTGTGAATGTCCAGACCTCTGATTACAATAGTGCATCTTCCAAGGACATTACGTACAATCAAACGTATTTGAGTGAGGACTCGTCTATTGATTCCGGGATGGAGACGCGAAGGGGCGAGCTCAAGTTcatcggcagcagcagcaatggaACAGTGGTCACCGTGTCCTCCGTCTCCTCGCTGGCCGTTTCTGCCTCCAATGGTGCCATGTCAACCGGTTCTGGAGCTGCCCAACAGCGTCTCCAGCTGCCGGATAAAAGGTTGAAGCCGGGTCTGCGCTTCGATACCCACTCCCATGATCATGATGGTGATGTGGAGGATATTTCCGATGGGGAAAGAACCAGCTCCGACCATGGAATGTTCTACAACAACCTGGCGCCCAGCACGCCAAC AGATTTCAAGGTGACGGCCATGAACGAGGACGAGCTGCGCAAGTCGGTGCGCCGTCAGAAGTTCGAGAAGTCCGGCCTTCAGCTTACCCCTTCGGCGCtcagcggaaacggaagttcGCATACGGCGAGCACAGGGACGGGAACAGGAACCTCCGATACCGAGGACGAGGGCTCCACGCCCAGTGCCGAAAATGCCGAGCGTTCGCTGGCCTCCACGCTGGGCGGCAGCTCGGAAAATCTGCCCCAGAGCAGCGGAAATAGCTTCCTGCACGCCGCTCTGCCCGAGGGACCGGGATTAATAACTTCGCCCATGGAACGGGGTGGCAGCA GTCGCCGCAGCATCAGTGCGAAGCACAAtacggaaaatgggaaaagcgtGGCCGCACCGCCCACCATCACCAAGTCATATACGAGCACCAAAaaggaggagctgctgcaggTCATCAACAAGGTCAAGCAGCAGCTGGAGAAT GGTACGCGCAAAAATGGCAACACAAGGTTGAATGCTATAGCCGAG GTAGGCCATAGACCCCTTCGGGGAAGCCATAGCATATCGGACCTGAGTCTGGCTGCCAATTTGGATGGATCGAGGAATGCGGGCGGAGGACCGGGACGTTACTCGAAGCCAG TTGCTTCCCATGACACTTCGCAGTGTATTAGCTCCCCAAACACAacagcaactgctgctgctacgaattcccagcagcaacagcagctttATCAAATAACCAAGGAGCAACATCCACAaacccagcagcaacatccgcACTATGCTCCTCCTGCTTCCCAGCAATTCTTCAATTGTGCCGCCCCGAAATCCAAGTTGCAACAAAACTTCCAGACGATGCGACAGGTTCAACAGCACTATCCTCCCTATCCACATCATGTGGGTGTTCATCAGATCCATCCACCGCCTGGTGTTCCCTTCGGTGGCTCTGCAGCGGGATCCTCATCAGCAATGCgttcccagcagcagcagcatcatcactaccaacagcagcaacaacagaggGCTAAAAGAAATCCAGCTGGAAATAATAGAAGAACTCCCAGTATTTTGAAACACTACAAATCCTGTCCAGTATCTCCGGTCCACGAAGAGGTTGAATGGTCCGCCGAGGGCAACGAAAGAGGAGCTCTTCTCGGTGAACCCAAAAGGCACTCGGTTTATGCAGATGATGCTAGGACCATTTTGGATATGATACATGCGGATACGGAAAAGATGATTGATGAGATCACGAGGAAGTACGGAGATCTGGATGAGCCCAGTATACCGGCTTCCTACTCAATGCCGGCGAATCTGAGAAACCTGGGAGGACTGGGTTCCACTGGTGATTCCACACCCACGGGCAGAACCACTCAGTATTATGTTTACAGGGAGTTCTATCAGTGCGAGAGGAAAGTGTCGCTCTCGGATATTTTGCAACCCGAGCAATTTGCCGCCAGTCAGAGGAGATTGGATGAGGCCAGGTTCCTGGAGACGCAACGTCATTCCAGTGCCAGTTTCTTCTTAACCGGCCAGCAAAGTCAGGAGTCCCTCTCCCTGCTCTCCGATGGCGAAGGAGGTCCTGGCAGCTATTGCAATAGTTTGGAGAGCGTTCTGTCCGACGAAAGTGATTGCCAGAGTGCTCCGCTGGAGTATCCTCAGACCCAGGTGGCTGTTCTCCAGCAGCGTCACGCTGGCATCCGGAACTTTATCATCCACGGCCCGGTGTCCAAGTCGTACGGGAATAGCCCGAATGCCTACGGCAGCTTTGATTACTATATGCGGCAGCAACATGCCACTGCAACAACAGATAGCTTCGATGTCACTGGCTACAATTTGGAGCCACTGAAGCCATTGCCCAGCTCGAAGACATATCCGCGAATAGCTCCGGTTCAGGCTCAGGCTCCTGCCGCCTCTGAAAATATACCCACTCTGCGCTCAAAGAGCAAGCAGTATAATTCGGGGGTTAACAAATCTTTGAGCACTGATTTCGCCCAACAGCGTCAGCAGAGGAACTCGAATCCCATGCTTTTCGTACGGAAACCCCTTAAACCCAAGCCACCGGTGCCGGTGAAACCACAGAATCTAATCAGCACCCTGAGTCACATGGAGCAAaggcagcagaagcagaaatCCCAGTCCAGAACGGCCAGTGTGGTGCAGCAATTCGAGCACAATTTGCAAAAGTTCGAAAGGGAAAAGCAGAGGGAGAGGGATCAGCAGAGGAGGCCGGCGATGAGGAGTTCAGTGAGCTCAGGAGCTCTAGCTGCCACTCAGAGTTGTTTGAAGAAAGTCTCCCGTTTCGATACCAGCGAAAGCAGTAGAAGAGCCACCAGTGTGAGGCAAAAGAGCAGGCCCAAGATTTCGGTgcgtttcaataccgtttcgCAGATCAAGTATACGCCCAGTGCcaagagggagagggagaggcAGGCGAGGGAGGAGGAAGAGGAACCACCGGAAATGGAGGTGGGCAGCCTGCCCAGCGATTATGGAGAGCGTAGTTTCGAAATGTATTTCGCGGAGAACGGTAATGCCCCGGAGAACTTAGAAAACATGCAGACCCTCAAACTCTACACGAAACCTCAACTCCAAGCGGTGGTCGATGAGATCCAGCAGGAGCGGGAAAAGTACAGGAAAAACCTGGATAATGCTGGCAAAATCAGTGGGGGAAAGGCAGGGGGAAGTACCAGCCATCAGTGCCAGAATATAGCCAAGAAGATAGACATAATCGAGAAGTTAATCGCCATGGAGGAGAACAAAATGGAGCAAATTCGCTTGGCCACCGAATCGCGTTTGCGGCCCTTTAACTGCAATGCCAAGGAAAAGGGTTATGTGAAGAGTCTGACAATGAACTTTGACATGTTGGCTCGGGGGGAAGAGCCCACAGAGGATGAGGAGCTGACCTCCAAGGATGCCCGGGATCTGTGCGCGTATGCCAGGAATATACGCAGGAATTGCAGTTTGCCCGATGTCCTGGAGAGCACCGATTTCACGGGGATCTACAGCAGTCAGGGTGTGGAATTGGCCAAGGAGGTGATAGCCGACGATGAGGGAGGTGATCAAGAGAGACCAGAAATCACCGAAGATATCACTGATCGCGATGACCTGGGAGGACCGTCGGTTGTTTTGAGGATGGAGCCAG GCAATCCCAAAACTCTGAATCCCATGCCCATCGAGGAGTCCTCCATACGCCGCGCCTGCTCGCTGAGTGACCTGCACATGGGCAACTTTGGCAAGC CTGGCAAATCGAATGGCACGCCGCAGAAGCCGCAGGTTCAGCACCGAAATGGAAATGTCTCGCGTTCGGCCAGCAAAAGGAACAGTTTGCAGGGCAAAACTGGATTGGGTGCCTCCAGCAACTCCATGAATGTCCTCAATCAGGGT agcgATTCGGAACCCGAGGACAGCAATCGTTTGCGTAGTGCCACCAACGGACAGGGACGTAGCAACGGACCCATTG CTGCCAATCGCCAGTACAGCAACAAGGTCAACAATGTCAACAACAATCGTCGAAAGACGCCAAACTTTAGCAGTG CCACACCCATGCAGGACGACTCCAGCTCCGAGGAGACGCCCAATAGCACTGTCAACAACAAGCCCATTGTGCCACCAAGACCAAGAAATCTGGGCTTTGATCACAAGAGCAAGCTAATGATTAACAATACTGGCAGCCCAGGCGGAAATGCCAAGCAGAGAAGTGGAGTGACCTCCACGGAGGATTACGAGGGCACAGATC CCGAGGCCCAAGTACACAATGTGATTAATAAACTTTATACGACTACACAGGCAGCTATGCAGCTGCATGCgaatctgaagaattcgctgCTGCTGAAGGAACTGGAGAACGCCCTTATTATGTCCAGAAATATGCTGAGCAGCATCACCAATAG ACAAGCGGATAAGACAAACAACGGAGGCGGAGTGGGCGGGGGATTGGGAGTGGGTGGTAGTGGGGGATTGAACCACGAGCAGCTGAGCGCTGACAACGGAGACTATCTGATGATGGTCAACAACTGTGCCGATCTTTTGAGCAATTTACGCACGAAGCACAAACCCGATGACTGTGAGAATAACTCCTAG